From a single Bacillus gobiensis genomic region:
- a CDS encoding anti-sigma factor domain-containing protein, producing the protein MKKGIVVEKSGGIVTLLTPDGQFLKTKQHESICEIGEEITFMPETRVDRRRAGFFDLLRLRPVQSGVISIAAIVLFVFTILPMFADNKAYAYMTIDINPSFELTLDSKCQVLSISALNAEGENLLNGMNDWRKKDVRKVVDEIIANSSKSHYLVKNQEILISTVFENDTQNTYQTDVNNRIDEISTNYRKKDYKMRTLKSDLDTRKKAKEQGVSTGKYLEGEEQSKVLEKEPDSKSDDNLSNDSEEKESSKTPGIDTDKETSEQEDRNENIPNDAEKDQTSDNVPAEDETEKSEDGNPENVPEKPSDKDQQNDEEENESWSGEKDDNENETNKNDEKDDNEDKTNKNDNKDEIHKNEKEDRKNDLHDRKNEHEENKDESYYSKKKWKDNDEFFLSKYDKKRERREEREESDKRNKQHSEKKPPRNPGD; encoded by the coding sequence ATGAAAAAAGGAATCGTTGTTGAAAAATCGGGAGGAATTGTCACGTTGCTTACCCCTGACGGACAATTTTTAAAAACTAAACAGCATGAAAGTATTTGTGAAATTGGCGAGGAAATCACATTTATGCCGGAAACAAGGGTAGATAGAAGGCGTGCCGGCTTTTTTGATTTGCTCCGGCTTCGCCCTGTTCAGTCAGGCGTTATTTCAATAGCGGCCATTGTGTTGTTTGTTTTTACAATTTTACCGATGTTCGCTGATAATAAGGCGTATGCTTATATGACGATTGATATTAACCCCAGCTTTGAGTTGACGTTGGACAGTAAATGTCAAGTGCTGTCAATCAGTGCGTTAAATGCCGAAGGTGAAAACTTATTAAATGGGATGAATGATTGGAGAAAAAAGGACGTAAGAAAAGTGGTAGACGAGATTATTGCGAACAGCTCCAAATCCCATTATCTTGTAAAAAATCAAGAAATTCTTATTTCAACAGTTTTTGAAAATGATACACAGAATACATATCAAACAGATGTAAACAACCGAATAGATGAAATTTCAACGAACTACAGAAAAAAAGACTATAAGATGAGAACCCTGAAATCTGATTTAGATACTAGAAAAAAAGCGAAAGAACAAGGCGTTTCTACAGGGAAATACCTTGAAGGCGAAGAGCAATCAAAGGTCCTTGAAAAAGAACCGGATTCAAAAAGCGACGATAACCTTTCGAATGATTCTGAAGAAAAGGAATCCTCGAAAACTCCAGGAATAGACACAGATAAAGAAACTTCAGAGCAGGAAGATCGCAACGAAAACATCCCAAATGACGCCGAAAAAGACCAAACTTCCGACAATGTACCAGCTGAAGACGAAACTGAGAAATCAGAAGATGGGAATCCAGAAAATGTACCTGAAAAACCATCAGACAAAGATCAGCAAAATGATGAAGAGGAAAACGAGAGCTGGTCAGGCGAAAAAGATGACAATGAAAACGAAACTAATAAAAACGATGAAAAAGATGATAATGAAGACAAAACTAATAAAAACGATAATAAAGATGAAATTCACAAAAATGAGAAAGAAGACAGAAAGAACGATTTACATGATCGTAAAAATGAACATGAAGAAAATAAGGACGAGAGTTATTATTCGAAAAAAAAGTGGAAGGATAATGACGAATTTTTTCTATCCAAATATGACAAAAAGAGAGAGAGAAGAGAGGAGAGAGAAGAGAGCGATAAGAGAAATAAACAGCACTCTGAAAAAAAACCGCCGAGAAATCCCGGCGATTAA
- a CDS encoding alpha/beta-type small acid-soluble spore protein, which yields MARRNKLLVPAAEQILDQYKFEIAEEFGVQLGSDTVSRANGSVGGEITKRLVQQAQAQLNGNTK from the coding sequence ATGGCACGAAGAAATAAATTACTTGTTCCGGCAGCCGAACAAATTCTTGATCAATATAAATTTGAAATCGCAGAAGAATTCGGAGTTCAATTGGGGTCAGACACTGTGTCACGGGCCAATGGATCTGTCGGGGGAGAAATCACCAAACGTTTGGTTCAACAAGCACAAGCTCAATTAAATGGAAATACAAAATAA
- a CDS encoding DUF1836 domain-containing protein: MKLHNLNRMEMVKLLHSLKGEIDEKPLEIISKSERSKHDTVVPLFLMRYEKRKQKKDYGFSTNEIVELGNLCELTSLKPSAIQNWIKRDIKDLIGHPELGKKYSVDQVVILLIVRDLKSIYDFDTIRNILKLLFNNIDDRSDDVVSPIDFYEGCARLLSIMLSEEKNYSLKDNEITIILKKEAEQLAGLFPHLNNEDWEMVKELTAATVLSILCFHLQVSAQSIVQHALSDRPM; this comes from the coding sequence ATGAAACTCCACAACTTAAACCGAATGGAAATGGTTAAGCTATTACATTCGCTAAAGGGCGAAATCGATGAGAAACCTTTAGAAATAATCAGTAAGTCAGAAAGAAGCAAGCACGACACAGTCGTCCCTCTTTTTTTGATGAGGTATGAAAAACGAAAACAAAAAAAGGATTACGGCTTTTCAACAAATGAAATTGTTGAATTAGGAAATTTATGTGAGCTGACATCCTTAAAGCCTTCAGCCATTCAAAATTGGATTAAACGAGATATAAAAGATTTAATCGGCCATCCAGAGCTCGGCAAAAAATATTCTGTCGATCAAGTGGTGATTCTTTTAATTGTACGAGACTTAAAGTCCATTTATGACTTTGACACGATCAGAAACATTTTAAAGCTGCTTTTTAACAACATTGATGACCGGTCTGACGATGTCGTCAGCCCTATCGATTTTTACGAGGGCTGCGCCCGGCTTTTATCCATTATGCTGTCTGAAGAAAAAAATTATTCACTGAAAGATAACGAAATCACGATTATACTAAAAAAAGAAGCAGAGCAGCTTGCTGGTTTATTTCCACATCTAAACAATGAAGACTGGGAAATGGTGAAGGAATTAACAGCTGCTACTGTTCTTTCGATTCTATGCTTTCATTTGCAGGTATCCGCCCAATCCATTGTCCAGCATGCACTTTCTGATCGGCCAATGTAA
- the htpX gene encoding protease HtpX, translating into MGKRIFFFLLSNILVITTIGIVLTIVSSATGVNGYFTAGGINLVYLLVFSAIVGFTGSFISLAMSRWMAKMMMGVRVLNPAKQSLSLEEERLVERVHRLARAAGITKMPEVGIYQSPEVNAFATGPSKNKSLVAVSAGLLNEMDDDAVEGVLAHEVAHIANGDMVTMTLLQGLVNTFVVFFARVAAWIASRFVREDLAPIVHFIAVIIFQIVFSILGSLVVFAYSRHREFHADRGGADLAGKDKMIHALRSLQHYSSRVREEEQASVATLKINGRRKSSIFSTHPDLNERISRLEAK; encoded by the coding sequence ATGGGAAAAAGAATCTTTTTCTTTTTGTTGTCTAATATACTTGTTATCACAACGATTGGCATTGTGTTGACAATTGTAAGTTCCGCAACAGGAGTCAATGGATACTTCACAGCAGGCGGCATCAACCTTGTCTATCTGCTTGTGTTTAGTGCGATCGTCGGCTTTACGGGATCGTTTATATCCTTGGCAATGTCTCGCTGGATGGCGAAAATGATGATGGGTGTACGGGTACTCAACCCGGCAAAACAATCGCTGTCGCTTGAAGAAGAACGCTTGGTTGAGCGGGTGCACAGGCTTGCTCGCGCGGCGGGCATTACTAAAATGCCTGAAGTAGGTATTTATCAGTCACCTGAGGTTAACGCCTTTGCAACCGGCCCTTCGAAAAACAAATCGTTAGTAGCCGTTTCTGCAGGTCTTCTAAATGAAATGGACGATGATGCGGTCGAAGGGGTTCTGGCTCATGAGGTAGCACATATTGCCAACGGCGACATGGTTACGATGACCCTTCTGCAAGGGCTGGTCAATACGTTTGTCGTCTTCTTCGCCAGAGTTGCTGCTTGGATCGCTTCAAGATTCGTAAGGGAAGATCTAGCTCCAATTGTTCATTTTATTGCAGTGATCATCTTCCAAATTGTCTTTTCAATTTTAGGAAGCCTTGTTGTTTTTGCTTACTCTCGCCATCGCGAATTTCATGCGGACAGAGGAGGAGCCGATTTGGCAGGCAAAGACAAAATGATTCATGCACTTCGTTCTTTGCAACACTACTCATCCCGTGTAAGAGAAGAAGAGCAAGCATCTGTGGCGACTTTAAAAATCAATGGCAGGAGAAAATCATCCATTTTCTCAACTCACCCTGATCTGAACGAACGAATCAGCCGGCTGGAAGCAAAATAA
- a CDS encoding TrkH family potassium uptake protein, whose translation MKIKLQKILNILTPFQLIALYYVLAITISVVLLSLPVAHKGGVQWSFVDGLFTAVSAVSVTGLTVVNTAETFSTAGYFILALVLQLGGIGIMTLGTLVWIIVGKRIGLKERMLIMAEHNQSHLSGIVKLIKQVLMLILLIEFIGGLILSLYFLTYYDAKEAFLHGFFASISATTNGGFDITGDSMVPFKDDYFVQLITMILIILGAIGFPVLVEVKNFLFSRNQRTRFSLFSKLTTITFFFLVTGGAMGIFALEARFSFSGMSWHEILFYSLFQSVATRSGGLTTIDISQFSEQTLLFICALMFVGASPSSVGGGIRTTTFALNLLALFHFARGNKSVKIFKRELYQEDLLKSLVVTMMAILLVFASTLLLTITEKHSFVAVLFEVCSAFGTTGLSIGITPDLTPFGKCVLMIIMFIGRIGILTMLYLIGRKVVEADYHYPKERVIIG comes from the coding sequence ATGAAAATAAAGTTGCAAAAAATCCTGAATATATTAACACCTTTTCAATTAATCGCCCTTTATTATGTTCTGGCTATTACGATTTCAGTCGTTTTACTCAGTTTGCCTGTTGCACATAAGGGAGGCGTTCAATGGTCATTTGTTGACGGACTGTTTACTGCGGTAAGTGCGGTAAGTGTGACCGGCTTAACAGTAGTAAATACAGCCGAAACCTTTAGCACAGCGGGGTACTTTATTTTAGCCCTAGTGCTGCAGTTGGGCGGAATTGGTATTATGACGCTAGGTACCTTAGTCTGGATCATAGTCGGAAAGCGAATTGGCCTGAAAGAACGAATGCTTATTATGGCCGAGCATAATCAATCCCATTTATCTGGGATCGTAAAATTGATAAAACAGGTATTAATGCTCATCCTATTAATTGAATTTATTGGCGGCCTGATCCTTAGTCTTTATTTTTTGACCTACTATGATGCGAAGGAGGCTTTTTTACACGGCTTCTTCGCGAGTATTAGTGCAACTACCAATGGAGGATTTGATATTACCGGTGACTCGATGGTTCCTTTTAAAGATGACTATTTTGTCCAGTTGATTACCATGATTTTGATTATTTTGGGTGCCATTGGTTTTCCTGTTTTAGTTGAAGTGAAGAATTTTTTGTTTTCAAGGAATCAAAGAACTCGCTTTAGCCTTTTTTCGAAGTTGACAACCATTACGTTTTTTTTCTTAGTTACCGGCGGCGCAATGGGGATATTTGCCTTGGAAGCACGATTCTCATTTTCAGGAATGTCATGGCATGAAATCCTTTTTTATTCGTTATTTCAATCCGTTGCAACGAGGAGCGGAGGGCTTACGACGATTGATATCAGCCAATTTTCGGAACAAACACTGCTATTTATCTGTGCCTTAATGTTTGTCGGTGCATCTCCCAGTTCTGTTGGAGGCGGTATAAGGACAACGACGTTTGCTCTTAATTTGCTGGCGTTGTTTCATTTTGCAAGAGGGAACAAATCTGTTAAAATTTTCAAACGGGAGCTTTATCAGGAAGACCTGTTAAAATCGTTAGTCGTTACAATGATGGCGATACTGCTCGTTTTTGCTTCTACACTTCTTTTGACAATTACAGAGAAGCATTCATTCGTCGCCGTTCTATTTGAAGTATGCTCAGCCTTTGGTACAACTGGTTTATCAATCGGAATTACGCCTGATTTAACTCCTTTCGGAAAATGTGTGCTGATGATTATCATGTTTATTGGAAGAATTGGTATCTTAACAATGTTGTATTTGATTGGAAGGAAAGTAGTCGAAGCCGATTATCATTATCCTAAGGAACGGGTGATTATCGGATAG